One window of Ictalurus punctatus breed USDA103 chromosome 22, Coco_2.0, whole genome shotgun sequence genomic DNA carries:
- the si:ch73-337l15.2 gene encoding glutathione hydrolase 6 → MVQVDVRYTKVATDIHDEIDTRANEDSDEEEQVTVYIKLRNDRLLGKAGKGLTCFRVSVALVLLGIVSVFALLQWYEWWPDPERFHSAGTNIMNISKEHGDHHHHTTLDEDDEHEDGEDGHHHEHTALYHHAVVLTASDNCSSIGKELLQEGGNVVDAAIASLLCLGVVHPHTAGVGGIVSAILYNNTSGSLKTIRSIAPQMSSTTFGVPSILQGIQVLHSKCGRSEWSRLFKEAITLAQEGFLIDEVLGKALESYKEEIRISKLCDLFCDASGRMKSVGAIVKNQNLSELLQSASLNENNFLEMLAVKLSEDLSVNERPDFSAAIQHSHGEINDSLIIEGEKYSVLSASLPFSGKMLSDILEQVRQQSLSFRNGADFNRTSASYSALLNSIQERNNSALAEKYPGLVDTFSLNTQNSHVAVLDKYGNFVIMSASLNSTWGSGRFLPSSGILLNSFSSNISNLPYFNMPLVLQLIEDDASHTDDTQDNAEENEVEVVAITGGLSAIFNAAFFLHNRIDLGMSSKEAISGPLLHLEPGMSSAFCLSATLNDSDFYMLFSDVGSELQQVDECSDHSLSMLLRLHADHVSAYGAPVANAHINGY, encoded by the exons ATGGTGCAAGTTGATGTTCGGTACACGAAGGTCGCCACAGATATTCACGATGAAATAGACACGCGCGCAAACGAGGACAGTGATGAAGAAGAACAAGTGACAGTCTACATAAAGCT GCGCAATGATAGACTGCTGGGAAAAGCAGGAAAGGGACTCACATGTTTCCGTGTGTCAGTGGCTCTGGTTCTCCTGGGTATCGTCTCTGTGTTTGCGCTTCTTCAGTGGTATGAATGGTGGCCTGATCCTGAAAGATTTCACAGTGCAGGAACCAACATCATGAACATTTCAAAGGAACATGGCGACCATCATCACCACACCACCttggatgaagatgatgaacaCGAAGATGGAGAAGATGGCCACCACCATGAGCACACTGCACTGTACCACCATGCTGTTGTTCTGACAGCCTCAg ATAACTGTTCCAGCATTGGTAAGGAGCTTCTCCAGGAGGGTGGAAATGTGGTGGATGCAGCTATTGCTTCTCTGCTCTGCTTGGGAGTCGTCCACCCACATACAGCTGGAGTAG GTGGTATAGTCTCAGCCATCCTGTACAACAACACATCAGGCTCACTCAAGACAATACGTTCCATTGCACCCCAAATGTCATCAACTACCTTTGGAGTCCCATCTATTCTGCAAGGTATCCAAGTACTCCACTCCAAGTGTGGACGATCTGAATGGAGCCGGCTTTTCAAAGAAGCCATAACATTAGCGCAGGAAGGGTTCCTCATAGATGAAGTCCTCGGCAAGGCATTGGAAAGCTATAAGGAGGAAATACGCATTTCCAAGCTGTGTGATCTGTTCTGTGATGCGAGTGGCCGCATGAAATCGGTGGGAGCGATCGTCAAAAATCAGAATCTGTCAGAGCTTTTGCAGAGCGCCAGCCTGAATGAGAACAATTTCCTAGAAATGCTGGCTGTGAAATTGTCCGAAGACCTCTCCGTGAACGAGAGGCCAGACTTCTCAGCTGCCATTCAGCACAGCCATGGAGAAATCAATGACTCTCTTATCATCGAGGGAGAGAAATATTCTGTCCTTTCAGCCAGTTTGCCTTTCTCAGGCAAGATGCTATCTGATATATTAGAGCAAGTCAGGCAGCAAAGCCTCTCTTTTCGGAACGGTGCAGATTTTAACAGGACCTCTGCCTCCTACAGTGCTCTCTTAAACTCGATTCAAGAACGCAACAATTCAGCCTTGGCTGAGAAGTACCCAGGCCTCGTAGACACATTTTCTCTTAATACTCAAAACAGTCACGTTGCTGTGCTGGATAAATATGGTAATTTTGTCATTATGTCAGCTTCACTCAACAGCACGTGGGGATCCGGGCGTTTTTTGCCATCCAGTGGTATTCTCCTTAACAGCTTTAGTTCAAACATCTCAAACTTGCCTTATTTCAACATGCCATTGGTTCTACAACTCATTGAGGACGATGCATCTCATACTGATGATACACAAGACAATGCAGAAGAAAATGAAGTAGAAGTTGTTGCTATTACTGGAGGACTTTCAGCTATATTTAATGCTgccttttttttgcacaacaGGATTGACTTAGGAATGTCTTCTAAAGAAGCTATTAGTGGCCCTCTCCTCCATCTAGAGCCGGGAATGTCTTCGgctttttgtctgtctgccaCTTTAAATGACTCAGACTTTTATATGCTGTTCTCTGATGTAGGAAGTGAGCTCCAGCAGGTGGACGAGTGCTCGGATCATTCTCTATCCATGCTGCTGCGGTTACATGCAGACCACGTTAGCGCATATGGAGCCCCGGTTGCTAATGCTCATATTAATGGCTACTGA